In one window of Drosophila innubila isolate TH190305 chromosome 2L unlocalized genomic scaffold, UK_Dinn_1.0 4_B_2L, whole genome shotgun sequence DNA:
- the LOC117780963 gene encoding cyclin-dependent kinase-like 1 — protein sequence MDRYEKLSRLGEGSYGVVYKCRDRETGALVAVKRFVESEDDPAIRKIALREIRLLKNLKHPNLVSLLEVFRRKRRLHLVFEFCELTVLHELERHPQGCPEPLTKQICYQTLLGVAYCHKQGCLHRDIKPENILLTAQGQVKLCDFGFARMLSPGENYTDYVATRWYRAPELLVGDTQYGTPVDVWAIGCLFAELVRGEALWPGRSDVDQLYLIRKTLGDLMPRHIQIFGQNEYFKGITLPVPPTLEPLEDKMPAKALQNPLTIDVLKKCLDKDPAKRWSCDKLIKHSYFDDYIAKQREQEHINSLEAATLRQQQLASQQFMLATAAQQLQTGAAQAAAIAAARDKSKTSNTSLPLLPSNQHHHHHPGHHQDYVKLQPLNKNAAMLHRTEHHLPTI from the exons ATGGATCGGTATGAGAAGCTCAGTCGACTGGGCGAGGGTTCCTATGGAGTTGTTTACAAATGTCGAGACCGAGAAACAGGAGCCCTGGTTGCAGTTAAGAGATTTGTTGAGTCTGAGGATGATCCGGCCATACGTAAAATAGCACTGCGAGAGATAAGGCTGCTCAAG AACCTCAAGCACCCGAATTTGGTATCCCTGCTAGAGGTCTTTCGACGCAAACGACGCCTGCATCTGGTCTTTGAGTTCTGTGAGCTGACGGTGCTGCACGAACTGGAGCGACATCCCCAGGGCTGTCCGGAGCCACTGACCAAGCAGATCTGCTATCAGACGCTACTGGGCGTGGCCTACTGCCACAAACAGGGTTGTCTGCACCGGGACATTAAGCCGGAGAACATTCTGCTCACAGCACAGGGTCAGGTAAAACTGTGCGACTTTGGATTTGCACGTATGCTCAGTCCAGGGGAGAACTACACAGATTACGTGGCGACACGCTGGTACCGAGCACCCGAGCTGCTCGTGGGTGACACACAGTACGGCACACCTGTGGATGTCTGGGCCATTGGCTGCCTCTTTGCGGAGTTGGTGCGGGGCGAGGCGTTGTGGCCGGGACGGAGTGATGTGGATCAGCTGTATCTGATACGGAAAACTCTAGGAGATTTGATGCCAAGGCACATACAAATCTTTGGGCAAAACGAGTACTTCAAGGGCATAACGCTGCCAGTGCCGCCAACGCTTGAGCCGCTCGAGGATAAGATGCCAGCGAAAGCGCTGCAAAATCCACTAACCATCGACGTGCTGAAGAAGTGCCTCGACAAGGATCCAGCCAAGCGTTGGTCCTGCGACAAGCTCATCAAGCACTCGTACTTCGATGACTACATAGCCAAACAGCGCGAGCAGGAGCACATCAACAGCCTCGAGGCAGCCACactgcggcaacaacaattggcctCCCAGCAATTTATGCTTGCCACAGCCGCCCAGCAGTTGCAAACGGGCGCGGCACAAGCAGCTGCCATTGCCGCGGCTCGTGATAAATCAAAG ACTTCAAACACCtcgttgccgctgctgccgagcaaccagcatcatcatcatcatccgggTCATCATCAGGATTATGTGAAGCTGCAGCCGCTGAATAAGAATGCAGCGATGCTGCATCGCACCGAGCATCATCTGCCCACCATTTGA